One window of the Candidatus Stoquefichus sp. SB1 genome contains the following:
- a CDS encoding PTS transporter subunit EIIC, whose amino-acid sequence MNYKEMSEAIIKEIGGKENVGSLTHCVTRLRFVVVSEEKVNIEGLKAIEGVINVIISSGQYQVILGPIVTDVYNAVMQVIGKEVGEVKKTEVKDKSIKGLAKQALDTLIACFVPAISAIAGAGMIKVLATLLTFSGLLSADSQTIAILNVIGDGIFYFLPFIVAINAAKKMNVDLFLAVSLAAIVMHPNLSAMGETGTTVSFFGVGLKIMNYSAQALPMIFGIWLLKYVDRFADKVSPDLVKVFLKPMISLLIVAPIVLIVIGPVAIYLSDLFFQLCLFMQSWGWLAVGINAVLFPIMVLTGTHNATIPLIVQMFASQGFDAIFLPSGMAANIAQAGAACAVAVKTKNKELRGTAYSATLSALLGITEPALYGVNLRMKKPFISVLIGAFLGGSIIGLVGLSAPSFVTPSLLTIAVFAGHSHFLLGLMTVPLTFIITFVVTYIMGFDDLPATKA is encoded by the coding sequence ATGAATTATAAAGAAATGTCTGAGGCTATTATTAAAGAAATTGGTGGCAAAGAGAATGTAGGGAGTTTGACGCATTGTGTTACACGTTTAAGATTTGTTGTGGTAAGTGAAGAGAAAGTCAATATTGAAGGACTGAAGGCAATTGAGGGCGTTATTAATGTTATTATTTCAAGTGGACAGTATCAAGTGATATTAGGACCAATTGTTACTGATGTTTATAATGCAGTGATGCAGGTTATTGGTAAGGAAGTTGGTGAGGTTAAAAAGACAGAAGTTAAAGATAAATCGATAAAAGGATTAGCAAAACAGGCATTAGATACGCTTATTGCATGTTTTGTACCAGCTATTTCCGCCATTGCTGGAGCTGGGATGATTAAAGTTTTAGCAACATTATTAACTTTTTCAGGGTTATTATCGGCTGATTCACAAACAATTGCTATATTGAATGTTATTGGTGATGGAATATTCTATTTCTTACCATTTATTGTTGCTATTAACGCTGCTAAAAAGATGAATGTAGATTTATTTTTAGCAGTTTCATTGGCTGCCATTGTTATGCATCCTAATTTGAGTGCAATGGGTGAAACAGGAACAACTGTTAGTTTCTTTGGAGTAGGGTTAAAAATAATGAATTATTCAGCACAGGCTTTACCAATGATTTTTGGAATATGGTTATTAAAATATGTTGATCGATTTGCTGATAAAGTGAGTCCGGATTTAGTCAAAGTTTTCTTAAAACCAATGATTTCTTTACTTATTGTTGCACCTATTGTTTTGATTGTGATTGGACCAGTGGCTATTTATTTAAGTGATTTATTTTTTCAATTATGTCTCTTTATGCAATCTTGGGGTTGGTTAGCAGTTGGAATTAATGCAGTATTATTTCCTATAATGGTCTTGACTGGAACTCATAATGCAACAATTCCGTTGATTGTTCAAATGTTTGCATCACAAGGTTTTGATGCTATATTCTTACCAAGTGGAATGGCAGCTAATATTGCCCAAGCGGGTGCTGCTTGTGCAGTCGCTGTCAAAACAAAGAATAAAGAATTAAGAGGAACTGCTTATTCAGCAACATTATCGGCATTATTAGGAATTACTGAACCTGCTTTATATGGTGTCAATTTACGTATGAAAAAACCTTTTATTTCAGTTTTGATTGGTGCCTTTTTAGGAGGAAGCATTATTGGTTTGGTAGGCTTAAGTGCACCTTCTTTTGTGACACCAAGTTTATTGACAATTGCAGTCTTTGCTGGTCATAGTCATTTTTTATTAGGGTTAATGACTGTTCCACTTACTTTCATTATTACATTTGTAGTGACATATATTATGGGATTTGACGATTTGCCAGCAACCAAAGCATAG
- a CDS encoding glycoside hydrolase family 1 protein, giving the protein MFNENFLWGASTAANQVEGGWNEDGKGISVIDVQAKGMNSPREETDGVKKDRYYSSHKAADFYHHYKKDIAMFAEMGMKAYRMSIAWTRIYPTGLEEVPNEAGLQFYDHIFDELLKYGIEPIVTISHYESPFVLSKQDGWANRDMIHHYMKYCQTLFDRYQNKVKYWMTFNEINCALVPFGIMTACGIYSGIFDKKNTENLRFQALHHQFVASAMVCEYAHKNYPQFQIGCMIAGMMNYPLTCHPNDVLLTQQTNQMKNMFCGDVMVRGYYPHYARRYLKDHDIKIKVADNDEQILKAGTVDFYAFSYYMTNCCGQAKDAEHTSANLVDGLKNPYLEVSEYGWQIDPIGLRYFMNEVYDRYQIPLMIVENGLGCTDQLIDGKVHDDYRIQYLKEHIKALSQVIEDGVEVIGYMPWSAIDLIALSTGNIDKRYGFIYVDVDNEGHGSYKRIKKDSYYWYQKVIASNGKIVDEEG; this is encoded by the coding sequence ATGTTTAATGAAAATTTTTTATGGGGTGCCTCCACTGCTGCTAATCAGGTTGAAGGTGGCTGGAATGAAGATGGCAAAGGAATCAGCGTGATAGATGTTCAAGCTAAAGGAATGAACAGTCCTCGTGAAGAAACTGATGGAGTCAAAAAGGATAGATATTATAGTTCACATAAAGCAGCAGATTTTTATCATCACTATAAGAAAGATATTGCGATGTTTGCTGAAATGGGCATGAAAGCATATCGTATGTCAATCGCATGGACGAGAATTTATCCTACAGGATTGGAAGAAGTACCTAATGAAGCAGGATTGCAATTCTATGATCATATTTTTGATGAATTATTAAAATATGGTATTGAACCCATAGTCACAATATCTCATTATGAATCACCATTTGTTTTATCAAAACAAGATGGCTGGGCAAATCGTGATATGATTCATCATTATATGAAATACTGTCAAACACTATTTGATAGATATCAAAATAAAGTGAAATATTGGATGACTTTCAATGAAATCAATTGTGCATTGGTACCATTTGGAATTATGACAGCTTGTGGGATTTATAGTGGCATTTTTGATAAAAAAAATACTGAAAATTTACGTTTTCAGGCTTTACATCATCAATTTGTTGCTAGTGCAATGGTTTGCGAATATGCTCATAAAAATTATCCCCAATTTCAAATTGGATGTATGATAGCAGGAATGATGAATTATCCTTTAACTTGTCATCCTAACGATGTCTTATTAACGCAACAAACAAATCAAATGAAAAATATGTTTTGTGGTGATGTTATGGTAAGAGGTTACTATCCTCATTATGCTCGCCGTTATTTAAAAGACCATGATATTAAAATTAAGGTGGCAGATAATGATGAGCAGATATTAAAAGCGGGAACTGTAGATTTTTATGCCTTTAGTTATTATATGACAAATTGTTGTGGTCAAGCAAAGGATGCTGAACATACATCGGCTAACTTAGTGGATGGTTTAAAAAATCCTTATTTAGAAGTAAGTGAATATGGATGGCAGATTGATCCAATTGGTTTAAGATACTTTATGAATGAAGTTTATGATCGCTATCAGATACCTTTAATGATTGTTGAAAATGGACTTGGATGTACTGATCAATTAATTGATGGCAAAGTTCATGATGATTATCGTATTCAATATTTAAAAGAACATATTAAAGCTTTATCTCAAGTCATTGAAGATGGGGTGGAAGTCATTGGATATATGCCATGGAGTGCTATTGATTTAATTGCATTATCAACTGGAAATATTGATAAACGTTATGGTTTTATTTATGTTGATGTGGATAATGAGGGACATGGTTCATACAAGCGTATAAAAAAAGATTCATATTATTGGTATCAGAAAGTGATTGCATCAAATGGAAAAATTGTTGATGAGGAAGGATAA
- a CDS encoding PTS sugar transporter subunit IIA, with protein MFKCFKNDVLDQKVYAPVNGTYRFLESLNDGMFSEKMLGDGVVIEPTDGHLIAPIDGQITVVFETGHAYGIQGENGIELLIHIGIDTVNMNGLGFQPLVKVGQKVKIGDSLAEIDLNAIQSAGYQDSVIIICTNGKSIKYLLQEESLVKVKEAICVLE; from the coding sequence ATGTTTAAGTGTTTTAAAAATGATGTGTTAGATCAAAAAGTTTATGCACCTGTTAATGGAACTTATAGATTTTTAGAATCTTTAAATGATGGTATGTTTTCAGAGAAAATGTTAGGAGATGGCGTTGTTATTGAACCAACGGATGGTCATTTGATTGCACCCATAGATGGACAAATAACAGTTGTTTTTGAAACTGGTCATGCCTATGGTATTCAAGGTGAAAATGGTATAGAGTTATTAATTCATATTGGCATTGACACTGTTAATATGAATGGACTAGGCTTTCAACCATTGGTGAAAGTAGGACAAAAAGTGAAAATAGGTGATTCGTTGGCTGAGATTGATTTAAATGCTATTCAATCTGCCGGATATCAGGATAGTGTCATCATTATTTGTACAAATGGTAAGTCTATAAAATATTTATTACAAGAAGAAAGCCTTGTAAAAGTGAAAGAGGCAATTTGTGTATTAGAGTAA
- a CDS encoding PTS mannitol transporter subunit IICB, whose amino-acid sequence MKEKLQKFGRTLSAMVMPNIAVFIAWGLITSFFIADGWFPNETLAALVEPMNKYLLPILIGYTGGKNVYGQRGATVGAIMTIGVLVGAPIPMFIGAMIAGPLGAYLIKKLDELLKDHTPQGFEMLINNFSAGILGFVLAIIGCLAINPACLFLNDMLNIGVSFFVEHGLLPFVSIIVEPAKVLFLNNAINHGIFSPIGMQEALDTGKSIFFLLEANPGPGLGILLAYCFFGKGSAKASAPAASIIHFVGGIHEIYFPYILMNPLLLLAVIAGGASGILVNVIFGSGLTAPASPGSIIAILGMCKASSYLGVILSIVVATAVTMFIASIILKASKGTEEDLEEAQEQMKDMKNTNQEVKSVSYHELRKIVFACDAGMGSSAMGAALLTKKLKAAGIDIEVPHYAINDIPEDSQVVVTHVSLVARVQERLPNVVIFPITNFMGGTEYDEIVKKLQ is encoded by the coding sequence ATGAAAGAAAAATTACAAAAGTTTGGTAGAACATTAAGTGCAATGGTCATGCCAAACATCGCCGTTTTTATTGCTTGGGGATTAATCACTTCATTCTTTATAGCTGATGGATGGTTCCCTAATGAAACTCTTGCAGCTCTTGTTGAGCCAATGAATAAATATTTATTACCAATCTTAATTGGTTATACTGGTGGTAAAAATGTTTATGGTCAACGTGGTGCAACTGTCGGAGCAATTATGACAATTGGTGTTTTAGTGGGAGCACCTATTCCCATGTTTATTGGGGCAATGATTGCTGGTCCGTTAGGAGCATACTTAATTAAAAAATTAGATGAACTTTTAAAAGATCATACCCCACAAGGATTTGAAATGTTAATCAATAATTTCTCAGCTGGAATCTTAGGATTTGTCTTAGCAATTATTGGATGTTTAGCTATCAATCCAGCATGTCTATTCTTAAATGATATGTTAAATATTGGAGTCAGCTTCTTTGTAGAACATGGCTTGTTACCATTCGTTTCAATCATTGTTGAACCAGCTAAAGTCTTGTTCTTAAATAATGCGATTAATCATGGAATATTCTCTCCAATCGGAATGCAGGAAGCATTAGATACAGGAAAATCAATCTTCTTCTTGTTAGAAGCCAATCCTGGTCCTGGTTTAGGAATTTTATTAGCCTACTGTTTCTTTGGGAAAGGTTCAGCCAAAGCTTCAGCACCAGCAGCTAGCATTATCCATTTCGTTGGTGGAATCCATGAAATCTATTTCCCTTATATCTTAATGAATCCATTATTATTACTAGCTGTTATTGCTGGTGGAGCAAGTGGAATCTTAGTCAACGTTATCTTTGGATCAGGTTTAACTGCTCCAGCATCACCCGGCAGTATTATTGCTATTCTAGGAATGTGTAAAGCCTCTAGTTATCTGGGTGTTATTCTTAGTATTGTGGTTGCGACAGCAGTGACAATGTTTATAGCTTCAATTATCTTGAAGGCATCTAAAGGAACAGAAGAAGATCTAGAAGAAGCACAAGAACAAATGAAAGATATGAAAAATACAAATCAAGAAGTCAAATCAGTTTCTTATCATGAATTAAGAAAGATTGTCTTTGCATGTGATGCAGGGATGGGATCAAGTGCAATGGGAGCTGCCTTATTAACCAAAAAATTAAAAGCAGCCGGTATTGATATTGAAGTTCCGCACTATGCAATCAATGATATACCAGAAGATTCTCAAGTGGTTGTTACACATGTTTCACTTGTAGCACGTGTACAGGAAAGACTTCCAAATGTCGTGATTTTTCCAATTACTAACTTTATGGGTGGAACAGAATACGACGAAATCGTTAAAAAATTACAATAG